The Rhododendron vialii isolate Sample 1 chromosome 5a, ASM3025357v1 genome contains a region encoding:
- the LOC131327883 gene encoding transcription factor-like protein DPB, giving the protein MRAVNYMEYNQSLVGKKVESKGRTTYSEVADEIVAEFIEANSSAVSLDKVEEKNIRRRVYDALNVLMALDIIVNEGKEIRWKGLPSTDVKGMEQNKVALRVKLMNQIGKKPAYLKDLEEQITGLQNLMLRNHHLLASGNSPSGGFSLPFIVVRTNPHATVEIETSEDMQLVHFDFNSTPFLLHDDAYILK; this is encoded by the exons ATGAGGGCAGTCAATTATATGGAGTACAACCAAAGCTTAG TTGGTAAGAAAGTGGAGAGCAAGGGAAGAACAACATATAgtgag GTTGCTGATGAAATTGTAGCGGAATTTATTGAAGCAAACAGTTCAGCAGTTTCTCTGGATAAG GTTGAGGAGAAGAATATACGGAGGCGTGTATATGATGCACTAAATGTTCTTATGGCACTGGACATTATCGTTAACGAAGGTAAGGAAATTCGGTGGAAGGGTCTTCCTAGCACAGATGTGAAGGGTATGGAGCAGAATAAGGTTG CATTGCGTGTAAAGCTGATGAACCAAATTGGAAAGAAACCAGCCTACTTGAAAGATTTGGAAGAACAA ATTACAGGTCTCCAAAATCTGATGTTGCGTAATCACCATCTGCTTGCTTCTGGAAATAGCCCTTCTGGGGGGTTCTCTTTGCCGTTTATAGTAGTCCGG ACAAATCCTCATGCTACAGTTGAGATTGAGACATCTGAGGACATGCAGCTTGTACATTTTGACTTCAATAG CACCCCCTTCTTGTTGCACGATGATGCTTACATTCTCAAGTAA
- the LOC131326360 gene encoding uncharacterized protein LOC131326360, translating to MTARAVLNGRAGCKNYKLVPCSKKKVSGEPSLPDELIFYILVWLPAHVLYNSTRYVCWQWYKIIHDPLFCKEQLLHSSTGLLLQDHHVPHIAQFAEFGEMSATLTDIKFKFPSRVLSTCNGLVLFCNPHDPSTLHVANPLTKQTVTVPPLKCHPDGSCISFACAYSKMGYKVLCTYGPDGDKHNCVMLTLGKDNAWKQINRQKLSDRGWSMIKYRPFSIGQFLYWADRREKSVVVLDVESELFNEFRSPAVLTWRSHTSIFYQRRGRTLSCSLMTKCRSLMDVLVLSDPTSGEWRMLYKIDFGAQKHLLTGMNHASFPPSGDEALLFVPIAWVNKGDVLVLYISRPSGYSGSYFAFNVKTGNFFKVGSKDYCVFDVCCGYAHSLDSPTPTEVTIHK from the coding sequence ATGACTGCACGAGCAGTTCTGAATGGGAGAGCAGGTTGCAAAAACTATAAACTGGTTCCCTGTTCGAAGAAAAAGGTGAGTGGTGAACCTTCTCTGCCTGATGAGCTGATATTCTACATCCTTGTTTGGCTTCCGGCCCACGTTCTTTACAATTCAACAAGGTACGTTTGTTGGCAGTGGTATAAAATCATCCACGACCCTCTCTTCTGCAAGGAACAACTCCTTCATTCCAGTACTGGCTTGCTATTGCAAGACCACCATGTTCCACATATTGCTCAATTTGCAGAGTTTGGGGAAATGAGTGCTACACTTACAGACATAAAATTTAAGTTTCCTAGCCGGGTTTTGTCTACCTGCAATGGTCTAGTACTTTTTTGCAATCCACATGATCCTTCAACATTGCATGTAGCTAATCCTCTCACGAAGCAAACGGTAACTGTTCCTCCATTAAAATGCCATCCAGATGGCTCTTGTATCTCATTTGCTTGTGCTTATTCGAAGATGGGGTATAAAGTGCTGTGCACCTATGGGCCTGATGGGGACAAACACAACTGCGTGATGTTAACTCTGGGCAAAGATAATGCATGGAAACAGATTAACCGTCAAAAGTTGTCTGATCGAGGATGGAGTATGATCAAATATCGTCCATTCTCTATAGGAcaatttctctactgggctgaTCGTCGAGAAAAGTCTGTTGTTGTTTTGGATGTGGAATCTGAATTATTTAATGAGTTTCGTAGCCCAGCAGTTTTGACTTGGAGAAGTCATACTTCTATCTTTTATCAACGAAGAGGAAGAACACTAAGTTGCTCGCTGATGACTAAGTGTAGAAGTTTGATGGATGTTTTGGTCTTATCTGATCCTACATCTGGTGAGTGGAGGATGCTCTACAAAATTGACTTTGGTGCTCAAAAACATTTATTAACCGGCATGAATCATGCCTCGTTCCCTCCTTCAGGGGATGAAGCTCTTCTTTTTGTCCCGATTGCTTGGGTGAACAAGGGTGATGTGCTGGTTTTGTATATTTCAAGGCCATCAGGTTATTCGGGCTCCTATTTTGCTTTCAATGTCAAGACTGGAAATTTCTTCAAAGTTGGGAGTAAGGATTATTGTGTCTTTGATGTTTGTTGTGGTTATGCCCACAGCCTTGACTCGCCGACACCCACCGAGGTAACAATTCACaagtag